The following are encoded together in the Pseudomonadota bacterium genome:
- a CDS encoding FAD-binding protein: MGYTPEMLELIKKVEASRPERVARVKQGVSFEPLTLDGRQEVLNKFHPDYNEAGRQAVKVGPSKGEVYPDRFVEVLEAKARLLVDNAELEKLIAFETDVLVIGGGGAGTSAALLAQENGSKVILATKLRHGDANTVMAEGGIQGASQEVDSPYYHYLDVIGGGHFTNTPELVAALTHDAPLVIEWLESLGLMFDKDPDGRMRVRHGGGTCRKRMHSSGDMTGSAIMRVLKDEARNRAEDITVLEFSSAIEILKDSQGRAAGALFFNMETEEYFVVKAKATIIATGGYGRLHIQGFATTNHYGATADGLVIGYRAGVPLSFMHSTQYHPTGAAFPEQNIGLLITEKVRGLGANLLNCEGQQFVFEREPRDVESSCIIQECLERNNGVVTPTGRVGVWLDSPMIDDLEGPGTVKKELPAKHIQFMRYGIDISKVPMLVYPTLHYQNGGLAIKDNSATNVEGLFVAGEASGGVHGENRLMGNSLLDITVFGRRAGKNAAEYAKGFSGSLDQINMDHVETYHKEMADAGIETELVSPLVLPNYTPEEIMEKQLTTHYHGGMRA, encoded by the coding sequence ATGGGTTACACACCTGAAATGCTGGAATTGATTAAAAAAGTTGAGGCCAGCCGCCCTGAACGGGTCGCCCGCGTTAAACAAGGAGTTAGTTTTGAACCTCTGACCCTGGACGGTCGTCAGGAGGTATTGAATAAATTTCATCCGGATTACAATGAAGCGGGAAGGCAGGCGGTCAAAGTTGGTCCCAGCAAAGGTGAAGTTTATCCGGATAGATTTGTTGAAGTTCTTGAAGCAAAAGCCCGGCTGCTGGTTGATAATGCTGAGCTGGAAAAGCTCATTGCTTTTGAAACGGACGTCCTGGTTATCGGCGGTGGCGGTGCCGGTACTTCGGCCGCGCTTTTGGCCCAGGAGAATGGTTCCAAGGTGATCCTGGCAACCAAGCTGCGCCATGGTGATGCCAACACGGTAATGGCGGAAGGTGGGATCCAGGGAGCAAGCCAGGAAGTGGATTCGCCGTATTACCATTATCTTGATGTGATCGGCGGCGGCCATTTTACCAATACTCCGGAACTGGTTGCGGCTTTAACTCATGACGCGCCCCTGGTGATTGAGTGGCTTGAAAGTCTGGGATTGATGTTTGATAAAGACCCGGATGGCCGGATGCGGGTACGGCATGGCGGCGGTACCTGTCGTAAACGGATGCATTCATCCGGGGATATGACCGGATCAGCGATTATGCGGGTACTGAAGGATGAAGCCCGGAACCGGGCTGAAGATATTACCGTGCTTGAATTTTCCTCAGCAATTGAAATTCTCAAGGACAGCCAGGGCCGTGCAGCCGGCGCCTTGTTCTTCAATATGGAGACCGAAGAGTATTTTGTCGTCAAAGCGAAAGCCACCATCATTGCTACCGGCGGTTATGGTCGGCTGCATATTCAAGGCTTTGCCACCACCAATCATTATGGTGCTACTGCCGATGGTCTGGTTATCGGCTACCGGGCCGGTGTTCCCCTGTCCTTCATGCATTCAACCCAGTATCATCCTACCGGGGCAGCTTTTCCGGAACAGAATATTGGTTTATTGATTACCGAGAAAGTTCGGGGTCTGGGAGCTAATTTACTCAACTGTGAAGGGCAACAGTTTGTCTTCGAGCGTGAACCCCGGGATGTTGAATCCTCCTGTATCATCCAAGAATGCCTTGAACGGAACAATGGTGTTGTAACTCCAACCGGACGGGTAGGTGTCTGGCTTGATTCGCCCATGATTGATGATCTGGAAGGACCGGGCACAGTTAAAAAGGAACTACCGGCAAAACATATCCAGTTTATGCGTTATGGAATTGATATCAGTAAAGTGCCGATGCTGGTTTATCCCACATTGCATTATCAAAATGGGGGTTTGGCCATTAAGGACAATAGTGCCACCAATGTTGAAGGTCTGTTTGTGGCCGGTGAGGCATCCGGGGGCGTGCATGGGGAAAATCGCCTGATGGGGAATTCCCTGCTTGATATAACCGTATTTGGCCGTCGGGCCGGAAAAAACGCGGCAGAGTATGCAAAAGGCTTTTCCGGTTCCCTGGATCAGATCAATATGGATCACGTGGAAACTTATCATAAAGAAATGGCAGATGCCGGTATCGAAACCGAACTGGTTTCCCCCCTGGTACTGCCTAATTACACCCCTGAAGAAATTATGGAAAAACAGTTGACCACCCATTACCATGGTGGTATGCGTGCCTAG
- a CDS encoding 4Fe-4S dicluster domain-containing protein produces MSEAQKKEFKVATGDRTILPEGTRLVPIFIMGKRYLVPETLTIQKSLEYAGYQFIRSCGCRGGICGACPTVYRILGDYHLHFCLACQTVVQENMYLTQVPFFPANRAPYKLEEVDDSAETIMRLYPEVMKCVACNTCTKSCPMDIEVMEYVNAAMRGDVAKVARLSFDCIQCGLCSARCPAQIQHFHLAQLCRRLYARYQVPKAEHLQQRVADVQAGKYDEMLKNLVESDEETLRKLYIERKMEPQDSEGWEPQDKTFL; encoded by the coding sequence ATGAGTGAGGCACAGAAAAAAGAATTCAAGGTGGCAACCGGTGATCGGACCATTCTGCCCGAGGGCACCAGGCTCGTCCCGATTTTTATCATGGGCAAGCGTTATCTGGTACCTGAGACCCTGACAATTCAGAAATCCCTGGAATATGCCGGATACCAATTTATCCGTTCCTGCGGTTGTCGGGGCGGTATCTGTGGTGCCTGTCCGACAGTTTACCGAATTTTGGGGGATTATCATCTTCATTTCTGTCTTGCCTGCCAGACAGTAGTCCAGGAAAATATGTATCTGACCCAGGTACCGTTCTTCCCGGCCAACCGAGCCCCATACAAACTTGAAGAGGTTGATGACTCGGCAGAAACCATCATGAGACTATATCCGGAGGTGATGAAGTGCGTGGCCTGTAATACCTGCACCAAATCCTGTCCGATGGATATTGAGGTGATGGAGTATGTCAATGCGGCCATGCGCGGTGATGTTGCCAAGGTCGCGCGGCTCTCGTTCGATTGTATCCAATGCGGACTTTGTTCAGCCCGTTGTCCGGCCCAGATTCAGCATTTTCATCTGGCTCAGCTCTGTCGACGGCTCTATGCCAGGTATCAGGTTCCAAAGGCCGAACATTTGCAGCAACGGGTAGCCGATGTTCAAGCGGGCAAATATGATGAAATGCTGAAAAACCTGGTTGAAAGTGATGAGGAAACCTTGAGAAAGCTCTATATTGAACGGAAAATGGAGCCCCAGGATAGCGAGGGCTGGGAACCTCAGGATAAAACTTTTCTATAG